A stretch of the Leopardus geoffroyi isolate Oge1 chromosome B2, O.geoffroyi_Oge1_pat1.0, whole genome shotgun sequence genome encodes the following:
- the LOC123608859 gene encoding translation machinery-associated protein 7-like: MEELLVAGSGEGVSGAMSDHEGGKKEPLKQPMKQAKDTDEEDKALKQKQKGEQKKLKELKAKAMGMGLLATGGIKKSDKK, translated from the coding sequence ATGGAGGAACTTTTGGTGGCAGGGTCTGGGGAAGGGGTGTCAGGTGCCATGTCTGACCATGAAGGTGGCAAGAAGGAGCCCCTGAAGCAGCCCATGAAGCAGGCCAAGGACACAGATGAGGAAGATAAGGCACTCAAGCAGAAACAGAAAGGGGAGCAGAAGAAACTCAAGGAGCTAAAAGCAAAGGCTATGGGGATGGGCCTCCTGGCCACAGGTGGAATTAAGAAGTCTGACAAAAAGTAA